The DNA region GGTaactctgtgtgtttatattataACAAGGCCCATGTGGTAAACAGCCACACATGGCTGATTAACATGGGCAAGAACAAGACTCAAGGTCTGTTTACAGAGCCCAGCTTCAAGGAggatatttaaattaaatcctCACCTAGACTGAGCCTTTTACTGggtttttaaataagaaataaagcaaacacagagTTCTTTTTCAAGATGTTATTAATAGATTCTTattaaagatttcttttttaatttcccaaTCTCACACATGAGGGCAAGATAATAATCAATATATGAAGGAGTCTGATTTGAATATTCTCAGACAAGGTGACACAGTATTCCAAAGCTTTTCTAATTGAATTGCATTGATTTCTTGTTTGATTTTCTACTTCTAGTTTCCTGGAGCTCCTGATCGAGATCCGTAACCGTCACAACGACGTGGTTCCTACCATGGCTCAGGGAGTCATCGAGTACAAGGAGAGATTCGGTTTCAACCCCTTTGTCAGCAGCAACATCCAATATTTCCTTGACCGCTTTTACACCAACCGCATCTCTTTCCGCATGCTCATCAACCAGCACAGTGAGTCTCAAAAACTTCCTCACATTTTGTAACTCTGTATTTCTTAGTAGTGGgctgtttctgcagctgatgagtgCCTCTTTGTGTCTATGTCCAGCCCTCCTGTTTGGGAATGACACCAACCCTGCTCTTCCGAAACATATAGGCAGCATAGATCCTAACTGCTGTGTGGCTGAAGTTGTCAATGGTGAGATAAAGATCATGATTAAAATACTGATTGTGATCCTGCTGCTTACAGAGCTATGACATAAAgctgcattttcaaaaaaaatgtgagttgatttttttttttttttttttttttaactttcctgCAAATATTTGCAAAGTTATCGATGTTGTATATCAGACCAGCTGCTCTTGGCAGTGGTGCAATTCAAACAACCACATCTTTGCTAAAAAGCATTTTTACACAGTGATAGCTTTTCAGGCATGCCAGCAGCACTGTCAATAATACAGTCAGGACCAGTCACTTTGGaatctaaatgtaaataatgattttttttttttcttcagcttgttcTTGTTGTGACCTGCGTTGTTTCTCTTCTATCAGATGCCTATGACACAGCCAAGATGGTGTGTGAGAAGTACTACTTGACTGCCCCAGAGCTCAAGATTGAAGAGTTCAACTGTAAGAACAGTTTGTGCTTGGTGCAGTCATCCACCCAGCTATATATTTAACCATTACTCCCTATAATCTGTCACACAGCTGTGACACAGTATATGCTGTGGCCAAGGCTATTTTAGAGTTTGTGAGTGCAGTTTGGATGTGCAACTGACTCAGTTTGAGCTGATTTCAtgggtgtgtctgtttgttaaTCTTTTCGCACCAATTGCGTTCTGTCCCGCCAgtgaaaacaaccaaaaaataCACGCCCATTCAGGTGGTGTACGTGCCCTCTCATCTGTTCCACATGCTGTTCGAACTCTTCAAGGTGAGCAGTGTGGCATCAGTGCAGTTATCCCAACTAGTTCAGAGCTCTTAACTTGTAATTAAACTGTAATGTGACTATAATTCTATAAGGACCGGAGCTGGGCTGACTTAATTAACTCTGTGGGTCTTTGCAGAACTCGATGAGAGCCACTGTGGAGCTTCATGAGAACAGTAAAGAGGGATTGccaccaataaaaacaaaagtcactCTGGGTAAAGAGGATCTCTCCATAAAGGTAAATCAGACACATTTGCGTGATCGATACTGGCTGTAGTGTCTAAATACTGTATCTGCTTGGCTTCCCTTCCTTTAGAtcagtgacagaggaggaggagttccGCTGAGAAAGATAGACCGCCTGTTTAACTATATGTACTCCACAGCGCCTACACCGAGCCTGGAGCCCGGAGCTGTCCCCCTggtacacacattcacatggaATCAAATCAATATTGATCCCAAGTGTCCTTTTTACACGCCTTTACTTCATACTTTTTTGTGTATGGTGTAACGTCTGGGAAATGAAAGCTGATTTCTCTCCTTCCCAATCCAGGCTGGTTTTGGCTATGGCTTACCAATTTCTAGGCTCTATGCCCGCTACTTCCAGGGGGATCTGAAACTCTACTCTCTGGAGGGTGTTGGCACAGATGCTGTCATCTATCTGAAGGTATGgctgtgtatattctcattcatccaggtcatagtcatatccagGCAACAAGTTGAATCGAAAGCAACTGGAtttaggtttgtctaagaagacattTCACCTCTTATCTGATGAGCTTCAATAGTTCTCAATGCGTTGAGAACTGATGATGTCAAACCACTAAATCTCactaaataatgtaaaaaaccaaaaaaaaaaagacatgcagcTAACGTCTGAACATCATACACATCTGTGGAGATATCTGTATCATCAGTATCTATAGCTGAACAATTCATCTTGTGGCTGTAGCAGTAATATCTTTAAAGATAAACCACGGGGTTTTcattggcttgttttttttttgttggttttgttccTGTGTTTAAAGGCTCTGTCCAGTGAATCCTTTGAGCGCCTGCCTGTCTTCAACAAGTCAGCGTGGCGGCATTACAAGACCAGCCCTGAGGCGGATGACTGGAGTAACCCCAGCAAAGAGCCACGTGATGCCAGCAAGTCCAAATACAAAGCCAACAGATAACTCCGCTTGGCCCACTCGCCCAGCCCTCTGCTGGAAGCTGAAATGCTTGCACTTTGCCTCGAGCATGTACGATGAAGTGTTGCCCTTGGGTAAATGCTTGGTTTGAGGTCAGGCTGACTCCTACTTTTCCACTGAGTAAGTCTTTGAAAAAATGGATGATCTTTACTAACAGCTGTACCCAATGGCAATGACCTTCATCACTGTAGCTGTTAACTGATATGGCGTTACCACTGGATCTCCCACTACggagtttaaaatgaatttttttccaTATTGTGGATCCTCAGTGTCTAACAGTATTTATAAGTATTTAGTTATGTGGGTGAATAATTCTCCTTTGTCTGAACATTACTCCATGCAGGATTCACTGCACTACTGTTATCTATGCTGTTTCCTGCATAGCTGGCTTTGCTGACTAGGCCGCTGTTTCCTGTGGCTGAATCAGCCATGCAGTGCTGACTGTGTCTTTCTCACCACCCGTTAAGGCTTGTCCT from Echeneis naucrates chromosome 20, fEcheNa1.1, whole genome shotgun sequence includes:
- the pdk3a gene encoding pyruvate dehydrogenase (acetyl-transferring) kinase isozyme 3, mitochondrial isoform X1 — translated: MRIFASLLKNINPKIEYYSRFSPSPLSIKQFLDFGTNNACEKTSYMFLRKELPVRLANTMKEVNLLPDNLLSQPSIQLVQKWYMQSFVELLDYENRKPGDTQALNDFLELLIEIRNRHNDVVPTMAQGVIEYKERFGFNPFVSSNIQYFLDRFYTNRISFRMLINQHTLLFGNDTNPALPKHIGSIDPNCCVAEVVNDAYDTAKMVCEKYYLTAPELKIEEFNLKTTKKYTPIQVVYVPSHLFHMLFELFKNSMRATVELHENSKEGLPPIKTKVTLGKEDLSIKISDRGGGVPLRKIDRLFNYMYSTAPTPSLEPGAVPLAGFGYGLPISRLYARYFQGDLKLYSLEGVGTDAVIYLKALSSESFERLPVFNKSAWRHYKTSPEADDWSNPSKEPRDASKSKYKANR
- the pdk3a gene encoding pyruvate dehydrogenase (acetyl-transferring) kinase isozyme 3, mitochondrial isoform X3, giving the protein MFLRKELPVRLANTMKEVNLLPDNLLSQPSIQLVQKWYMQSFVELLDYENRKPGDTQALNDFLELLIEIRNRHNDVVPTMAQGVIEYKERFGFNPFVSSNIQYFLDRFYTNRISFRMLINQHTLLFGNDTNPALPKHIGSIDPNCCVAEVVNDAYDTAKMVCEKYYLTAPELKIEEFNLKTTKKYTPIQVVYVPSHLFHMLFELFKNSMRATVELHENSKEGLPPIKTKVTLGKEDLSIKISDRGGGVPLRKIDRLFNYMYSTAPTPSLEPGAVPLAGFGYGLPISRLYARYFQGDLKLYSLEGVGTDAVIYLKALSSESFERLPVFNKSAWRHYKTSPEADDWSNPSKEPRDASKSKYKANR
- the pdk3a gene encoding pyruvate dehydrogenase (acetyl-transferring) kinase isozyme 3, mitochondrial isoform X2 produces the protein MRIFASLLKNINPKIEYYSRFSPSPLSIKQFLDFGTNNACEKTSYMFLRKELPVRLANTMKEVNLLPDNLLSQPSIQLVQKWYMQSFVELLDYENRKPGDTQALNDFLELLIEIRNRHNDVVPTMAQGVIEYKERFGFNPFVSSNIQYFLDRFYTNRISFRMLINQHTLLFGNDTNPALPKHIGSIDPNCCVAEVVNDAYDTAKMVCEKYYLTAPELKIEEFNCKNMKTTKKYTPIQVVYVPSHLFHMLFELFKNSMRATVELHENSKEGLPPIKTKVTLGKEDLSIKISDRGGGVPLRKIDRLFNYMYSTAPTPSLEPGAVPLAGFGYGLPISRLYARYFQGDLKLYSLEGVGTDAVIYLKALSSESFERLPVFNKSAWRHYKTSPEADDWSNPSKEPRDASKSKYKANR